In Benincasa hispida cultivar B227 unplaced genomic scaffold, ASM972705v1 Contig452, whole genome shotgun sequence, the following proteins share a genomic window:
- the LOC120069520 gene encoding pentatricopeptide repeat-containing protein At3g46790, chloroplastic-like translates to MPKPQEIIPFYAALLEACSATKNLHTLKQIHALTIRHRISHHDFIRTKLASTYAACAQLRQATTIFSFATRRPTFLFNALIRAHSSLRLFSQSLSIFRHMLLSRKSFDQHTFPPVLKSCTGLSSLRLGRQVHGALLINGFSADLPSLNALITMYCKCGDLGVARKVFDEMPERNTVSWSALMAGYGVHGMFGDVFGLFERLVEEGQKPDELTFTALLTACSHGGLIERAKEYFGMMRMRFDLRPGLEHYTCMVDLLGRVGQVEEAEKLIMEMEIEPDEALWGALLSACRIHRKTEVAHRVQKRFINQQ, encoded by the coding sequence ATGCCCAAACCACAAGAAATCATCCCCTTCTACGCCGCTCTTCTTGAAGCTTGCTCCGCCACCAAGAACCTCCACACCCTCAAGCAAATCCACGCTCTAACTATAAGACACCGAATCTCTCACCATGATTTCATTCGAACCAAGCTCGCCTCCACCTACGCCGCCTGCGCCCAACTCCGACAAGCCACCACCATTTTCTCCTTCGCCACTCGCCGCCCCACCTTCCTCTTCAATGCACTCATCAGAGCCCACTCTTCTCTCCGTCTCTTCTCCCAGTCCCTCTCCATTTTCCGTCACATGCTTCTTTCTAGAAAATCCTTCGATCAGCATACTTTCCCGCCGGTGCTCAAGTCATGTACGGGCCTCTCGTCCTTACGACTCGGCCGCCAGGTTCATGGGGCTCTTCTGATTAATGGGTTCTCTGCAGATTTACCTAGTTTGAATGCTTTGATTACAATGTATTGCAAGTGTGGAGACTTGGGTGTTGCACGGAAGGTGTTCGATGAAATGCCTGAGAGGAATACGGTGTCGTGGTCGGCGTTGATGGCAGGTTATGGCGTTCATGGGATGTTTGGGGATGTGTTTGGGTTGTTTGAGAGGTTGGTGGAAGAAGGGCAAAAGCCGGATGAGCTCACTTTCACTGCTCTTCTCACGGCGTGTAGCCATGGAGGATTGATTGAGAGAGCGAAAGAGTATTTTGGTATGATGAGGATGAGATTTGATTTGAGGCCTGGGTTGGAACATTATACTTGTATGGTGGATTTGCTTGGTAGGGTGGGCCAAGTGGAAGAAGCAGAGAAGTTGATAATGGAGATGGAGATTGAGCCTGATGAGGCATTGTGGGGAGCTCTGTTGAGTGCTTGTAGGATTCATAGGAAGACTGAGGTGGCTCATAGGGTGCAAAAACGGTTTATCAACCAACAATGA
- the LOC120069523 gene encoding pentatricopeptide repeat-containing protein At1g05750, chloroplastic, with the protein MSSSPSYTAIPSQLQQYPNPPSSIPLSNPTKLNFPRSPNSSHRNISSKFPANSIDPIVLWTSSLARYCRNGQLSEAATEFTRMRLAGVEPNHVTFITLLSGCTDFPSESLFFGSSLHGYARKLGLDTGHVMVGTALVDMYAKCAQSRLARKVFDYLGMKNSVTWNTMLDGYTRNGEIELAIDLFDEMPTRDAISWTALINGLLKQGFSEQALECFHQMQCSGIEPDYVSIIAVLAACADLGALTLGLWVNRFVMQQEFKDNIRISNSLVDMYSRCGCIEFARQVFEKMPKRTLVSWNSIIVGFAVNGFADESLEFFDAMQNEGFKPDGVSYTGALTACSHAGLVNKGLELFDNMKRIHKITPRIEHYGCIVDLYGRAGRLEDALNVIEEMPMKPNEVVLGSLLAACRTYGDVSLAEKLMKHLSKLDPRGDSNYVLLSNIYAAIGRWEGANKVRRTMKARGVQKKPGCSSVEIDGKVHEFVAGDKYHADADNIYSMLELLFHELKIYGYVPDTNIILNTKEFSKDH; encoded by the coding sequence ATGAGCAGCAGTCCTTCGTACACCGCCATTCCATCCCAACTCCAACAATATCCTAATCCGCCATCTTCAATCCCACTTTCAAACCCAACAAAACTCAACTTCCCCCGATCTCCCAATTCCTCACATCGCAATATCTCCTCCAAATTCCCCGCCAATTCTATTGACCCCATTGTTCTATGGACCTCTTCTCTTGCTCGCTACTGCCGAAACGGCCAATTATCCGAAGCCGCCACAGAGTTTACACGCATGAGACTCGCCGGAGTTGAGCCGAATCACGTCACATTCATTACCCTTCTCTCCGGGTGTACTGATTTTCCTTCAGAAAGCCTCTTCTTCGGCTCTTCTCTTCATGGCTACGCCCGTAAACTTGGTTTGGATACAGGGCATGTAATGGTGGGGACTGCTCTTGTTGATATGTATGCCAAATGTGCTCAATCGCGTCTTGCTAGGAAGGTTTTTGATTACCTGGGTATGAAAAATTCTGTCACTTGGAACACGATGCTCGATGGTTACACGAGGAATGGAGAAATTGAGTTGGCCATTGACCTGTTTGATGAAATGCCTACAAGAGATGCGATTTCTTGGACGGCTTTGATTAACGGTCTTTTGAAACAGGGGTTCTCTGAACAAGCATTGGAGTGCTTCCATCAGATGCAATGTTCAGGTATCGAGCCTGATTATGTGTCTATAATTGCTGTTCTTGCTGCGTGTGCTGATTTAGGCGCACTTACTTTGGGGTTGTGGGTTAATCGGTTTGTTATGCAGCAGGAGTTTAAGGATAATATTAGGATAAGTAATTCTTTGGTAGATATGTATTCTCGATGTGGATGTATTGAGTTTGCCCGCCAAGTGTTTGAGAAAATGCCCAAGCGAACTTTGGTATCTTGGAACTCTATCATTGTGGGGTTTGCAGTTAATGGATTTGCAGATGAATCTCTGGAGTTTTTTGATGCAATGCAAAACGAAGGATTCAAACCAGATGGAGTTAGCTACACGGGAGCTCTTACTGCGTGTAGTCATGCTGGTTTAGTGAACAAAGGTCTAGAATTATTCGATAACATGAAGAGGATACACAAAATTACTCCCAGGATTGAGCATTATGGATGTATTGTCGACCTCTATGGTCGTGCAGGGAGGCTAGAGGATGCATTGAATGTGATCGAGGAAATGCCCATGAAACCGAATGAAGTCGTGCTGGGATCGTTGCTAGCGGCTTGCAGGACTTATGGTGATGTGAGTCTGGCTGAAAAGTTAATGAAACATCTCTCTAAGTTAGATCCACGGGGCGATTCGAATTATGTGCTCCTTTCAAACATATATGCAGCAATTGGGAGGTGGGAAGGTGCTAACAAGGTCAGGCGTACAATGAAAGCCCGAGGTGTGCAGAAAAAACCAGGTTGTAGTTCTGTTGAGATTGATGGTAAGGTTCATGAGTTTGTTGCTGGTGATAAATACCATGCTGATGCAGACAATATTTACTCAATGTTAGAGTTGTTGTTTCATGAACTGAAGATATATGGTTATGTTCCTGATACGAATATCATTCTGAATACCAAAGAATTTAGTAAAGACCATTGA